Proteins co-encoded in one Pseudomonas fluorescens genomic window:
- the gcvH gene encoding glycine cleavage system protein GcvH: MSELRFTEDHEWLRAEADGSVTVGITAFAQNALGDVVFVQLPELQAYEKGAEAATVESVKAASGVYMPLDGEVLAVNPALEDAPELVNEDPLGEGWFFRFKPSDASAVAKLLDQDAYDRLIKAQAEA, translated from the coding sequence ATGAGCGAGTTGCGTTTTACTGAAGATCACGAATGGCTGCGCGCCGAAGCCGATGGTTCTGTCACCGTTGGCATCACCGCTTTCGCGCAGAACGCCCTGGGCGACGTGGTGTTCGTGCAACTGCCTGAATTGCAGGCGTACGAGAAAGGCGCCGAAGCCGCCACCGTGGAATCGGTGAAAGCCGCCAGCGGCGTGTACATGCCACTGGACGGTGAAGTGCTGGCAGTGAACCCGGCGCTGGAAGATGCCCCTGAACTGGTCAACGAAGATCCGCTGGGCGAAGGCTGGTTCTTCCGCTTCAAGCCATCCGACGCTTCCGCCGTCGCCAAGCTGCTGGATCAGGACGCCTACGACCGCCTGATCAAAGCCCAAGCCGAAGCCTGA